The following are encoded in a window of Deltaproteobacteria bacterium genomic DNA:
- a CDS encoding HPr family phosphocarrier protein, which yields MAERVEKRTFVIKNKLGLHARAANIMVQLASNFESTITVEKDGVEANGKSIMGILLLAAGEGSKIAVRARGRDAKEAIEELSKLIEGKFGEK from the coding sequence ATAGCGGAGAGGGTTGAGAAACGAACCTTCGTCATCAAGAATAAACTAGGCCTCCATGCACGAGCGGCCAATATTATGGTCCAGTTGGCCAGCAACTTTGAGTCCACCATCACGGTGGAGAAGGACGGGGTCGAGGCCAACGGGAAGAGCATCATGGGAATATTGTTGCTTGCTGCCGGGGAGGGGTCAAAGATCGCGGTCAGGGCCAGGGGAAGGGATGCCAAAGAGGCCATTGAGGAGTTGAGCAAACTTATCGAGGGCAAATTCGGTGAAAAATAG
- the ptsP gene encoding phosphoenolpyruvate--protein phosphotransferase yields MKNSTTSANDGKAIKGIGVSPGIVIGKAVLLERQRTRFAPRRITARQVNSEVKRFKEAIEKSKRELQEVKDRILEKGFRQHSYILDVHLRLMEDRMLRDETIRMTKEELVNTEWALEVTLDKISAAFDSIEDEYLKERKEDVKHVVERILRNLTGRELWKIEDLEEDMIVVAHDLSPADTIQLNLKRVSGFATDMGGRTSHTAIVARSIGIPAVVGLEDITAYVGGGETIIIDGTEGVVIVEPSRATIKAYQLRQQHYRYLERELLKYSTLKAETQDGYHLTLEANIELLDEIPHVIQYGAEGIGLYRTEYLYLNRRTLPTEEEHFQAYKKLAEEIAPYPVTIRTLDLGGDKFASHIDLAEEMNPVMGLRAIRFCIKEKEIFKSQLRGILRASTYGKLKIMFPMISGVEELRQVKTILEEAKEELASRGVPFDQEIALGVMIEIPSAALTADILAREVDFFSIGTNDLIQYSLAIDRVNEHVSYLYEPLHPAILRSIKGVVDIAHEAGIEVGICGEMAADPACTLCFLGLGLDELSMNAIAIPRVKKVLRRSTRTEGERLLKEVLKFSTAKETELFIRKEMAELFPEDFIQCVE; encoded by the coding sequence GTGAAAAATAGTACTACATCTGCCAACGATGGGAAGGCCATTAAGGGGATAGGGGTCTCGCCAGGGATAGTCATAGGGAAGGCCGTCCTCTTGGAGCGCCAGCGTACCAGGTTCGCCCCCCGCAGGATAACGGCCAGACAGGTGAACTCTGAGGTCAAAAGGTTCAAGGAGGCCATCGAAAAATCGAAGAGGGAGCTGCAGGAGGTAAAAGACCGGATCTTGGAAAAGGGCTTCAGGCAGCACTCCTACATCCTCGATGTCCATCTAAGGTTAATGGAAGACCGTATGCTGCGAGATGAGACCATCAGGATGACCAAAGAAGAGCTGGTGAATACCGAGTGGGCCCTCGAGGTGACCTTGGACAAGATATCCGCGGCCTTTGACTCCATCGAAGACGAGTACCTCAAAGAGAGAAAAGAGGACGTCAAACATGTGGTGGAGAGGATCCTGCGTAACCTCACCGGAAGGGAGCTTTGGAAGATCGAGGACCTAGAGGAAGATATGATCGTCGTGGCCCACGATCTCTCTCCCGCGGACACCATTCAGTTGAACCTCAAAAGGGTGAGCGGTTTCGCCACTGATATGGGGGGTAGGACATCCCACACGGCCATCGTCGCCCGCTCCATCGGGATACCCGCGGTAGTAGGGTTGGAAGACATCACGGCCTACGTGGGCGGGGGGGAGACAATCATCATCGACGGGACTGAAGGAGTGGTGATCGTCGAGCCTTCGCGGGCGACCATCAAGGCATATCAACTGAGGCAGCAACATTACCGCTATCTCGAGAGGGAACTCCTCAAGTATTCTACCCTCAAGGCGGAGACACAGGATGGGTACCACCTCACCCTGGAGGCCAATATAGAACTCCTCGACGAAATACCCCACGTAATACAATATGGGGCCGAGGGGATAGGGCTTTATCGTACCGAATACCTCTATTTAAACAGGAGAACCCTTCCCACCGAGGAGGAACACTTCCAGGCCTACAAAAAACTGGCGGAGGAGATCGCCCCTTACCCAGTCACCATCAGGACCCTCGACCTGGGGGGGGATAAATTCGCCTCCCACATCGATTTAGCCGAGGAGATGAATCCGGTCATGGGACTGAGGGCCATCAGATTCTGCATCAAGGAGAAGGAGATCTTCAAGTCCCAGCTACGGGGGATACTGCGGGCGAGCACCTATGGCAAACTCAAGATTATGTTCCCCATGATCTCCGGGGTGGAAGAGCTCCGACAGGTGAAGACCATCTTGGAGGAGGCCAAAGAGGAGCTGGCCTCCAGGGGGGTCCCTTTCGATCAGGAAATCGCCCTAGGGGTCATGATCGAGATCCCCTCTGCCGCCCTCACCGCCGATATCCTCGCCCGTGAGGTCGATTTCTTCAGTATCGGTACCAATGACCTCATCCAGTACTCCCTGGCCATAGATCGGGTGAACGAACACGTATCCTACCTCTACGAACCCCTACACCCAGCCATCTTGCGGAGCATCAAGGGGGTGGTAGACATCGCCCATGAGGCAGGGATAGAAGTGGGGATCTGCGGTGAGATGGCCGCCGACCCCGCTTGTACTTTGTGCTTCCTGGGATTGGGGCTCGATGAGTTGAGCATGAACGCCATCGCCATACCCCGGGTGAAAAAGGTGCTGCGGCGCTCTACCCGTACCGAGGGGGAGAGGCTCCTGAAAGAGGTCTTGAAATTCTCCACTGCCAAGGAGACGGAGCTCTTCATCCGGAAGGAGATGGCCGAACTATTTCCGGAGGACTTCATTCAATGCGTAGAATAA